Within the Acidobacteriota bacterium genome, the region GACGACCTCGATCTCGATCTCGCCTGCGGCGCCGGAGACTTGATGGAGAAGGTCCAGTGCTTCCGATGCAATCTGAGCTCGAGCTTCGGGGGTCGAAGCATCGGGCCAGATCCTGGTCCAAAACTCCTTCCCTGCCGCCTTCCAACCTCGGGAGCGAAACTGCTCGCGCTGAATCCTCGAAAAGTGGAAGCTCGGATTCTGATACGCGTTGTGCAGAATCTCTATACAAATGGAAGCGTCACCGTCCCCCGAGACCTGCCCCAAGAGGGTCCCCTCCGGACCCGCCTCCACGATGGACATGAACTCGCCTCGGCCTAGTACCTCGTCGATCGCATCGAGGATTCGCTGGTGGTCGTTCAAGAAAGAACCTCCAAGGGCGAGTCAGGAATCATCCGATGAAATACCCTTCTTGAACGCGACGCTGATCGGTCCATAGAACGAGAGGGCAATGATCGCTCCTCCCAAGAGGTGCCCCAAGAGGCTCCAGAATCCAGACCATCCATAGTCGATGGAGGCTGTACTCCAAGCAGCCAGAGCGAGAATCCAAACCCACAGCGCAGCATAGAAAAGCCGTGCTGGGCGCAAGAAGAGCAGCATTCCAAGAGAGGCCAGCGCCCAGGCGAAGAAGGTCACGGTGTAAAGCTCGGATGAGGCAAAGGTCAGAAAGCCCGGCGGCAAGGCTTCATCGAGCATCTCCCACAGTCGGTCAGGAATTCTCAGCACCATTTCGTCATAGAGAAAGCTACCGATGCCATAGGACAGAAACTCCACCAGGACCAGCAGCTGGAAGACCTTCTTGGCTCGTTGGGACGGCTCCTGCTCGTTCTGCGCAACGGCTGCTTCCCCGTCGGCCTCCGGGGGCTCCTCGTCGTCAACTCCTGCCGCGGAGTCCTTCTGCCCGGCAGCCCTCTCGTGCTGGGATCTGAGGAGCTCCGCCAGCGCCTGCCGGGCGGCCTCCGCGTTCTCCGCCGGCACTCGCAGCTCGACGGGACCAACGACCGGGTTGAAGCCCGCCCCCAACCGCCCGCCGGCGAAGAGATCCTGGAGGCTATCGTTGCGCTGGGCATACTCGATCCCGTGTTCGTCCAGGATGGACTCCGCGAGGGTGATCAAGCCGCCATCTCCGGACGACAACACCGTTTCCAGACCCAACGACGCCTGAGGA harbors:
- a CDS encoding DUF2007 domain-containing protein; its protein translation is MLCPDCGKEYRDGSDKCADCGTSLIDSPSSEAPSNEPADPQASLGLETVLSSGDGGLITLAESILDEHGIEYAQRNDSLQDLFAGGRLGAGFNPVVGPVELRVPAENAEAARQALAELLRSQHERAAGQKDSAAGVDDEEPPEADGEAAVAQNEQEPSQRAKKVFQLLVLVEFLSYGIGSFLYDEMVLRIPDRLWEMLDEALPPGFLTFASSELYTVTFFAWALASLGMLLFLRPARLFYAALWVWILALAAWSTASIDYGWSGFWSLLGHLLGGAIIALSFYGPISVAFKKGISSDDS